In Pyrococcus kukulkanii, the genomic window TAAAGGACTCGGCGATAGTGGCTGGGATTGCTGGAGGAGGTAGCGATGCTCCTTGGATAGGTTACTACTTTGTAGCCAGAATACTCAAGGATGGGAAAGTATCTTGGGCAAAGTACTACACGGAGGGCTTATCTGGGGACGATATTTTCTGGACGCTTAACGTCACCGGTCTGAAGTGCCAAGATACATGCATTGTGAATACGGAATCTTCAAGCTTCGTGATGAAATTGGATGGTGAAGTTATAGCCCCCGAGAACATCACAGGTTTTACCCTTAATTATGAGGAAATTCCCACAAATTTCACAGTTTCTAGGTCTGAGTTAAAGTGCTTCCCATGGTGGACCCTTGGTGTTATAAGTGTCCTTGCTTTAATCGTGATATTGAGGTGGAGGAGATGATCCACAGGATATTTGACAGGTTCGTTAACGTGTACATGATCGAGAGAGAAGACCACTTAATCCTCGTAGATGCCGGTCTCGAGGAGACCTGTGAAAAGATAGTTGAGAAAGTTAAGGAGCTTGGTAAGCCTTTGACCATGGTCTTTCTTACCCACCACCACTTTGATCACACGGGCTCCCTGAGATGTCTAAAGGAGAAGTTCCCAGGGATTAAGGTTGTTGCCCATGAATTAGATGCTCCCAGGATTGGGGAGGTGGATGTGAAAGTTAAAGGTGGAGAAGTCATTGAGGGATTGAAGGTATTCCACATGCCCGGGCACACTCAGGGCAGCATAGTTCTCTTGGACTTGGAATCAAAGTCTTTGTTCCCTGGGGATCTCCTGATGGAGGAAAATGGGAGGTTAAAGGAGATTCCACGGATGTACTCCTTGAATCCTGAAGAGAACAGACAGAGGATCAAGGAATTGCTTGAGATAGACTTCGAGAACCTTTATCCAGCCCATGGTGAGCCCATAATAGGAAACGCAAAGGAGAAAGTGGAGGAGCTCGTCAGGGAGCTATTTCCCTGATTGCGAGTAGATCGAGCCTTGACTGTGGCTTTAGGATTCCCCTTACAGGATCGAAGAACAGGATGTTGTTTTCCACTAGGTACTCTATTTCCTCATCAATTTCTTCAACAATAATCTCTTCCTTATCCTTAAACTCTTTGAGAATTTTGAAATTCCTTCCCTTTATTATCTCTTTTATTTGCCTTTTCCTTAACGAAAGCTGGCTTGCACAAAATTCTTTTATGTTATCCTTGTTGTTTATAGCCTCAATCAAGAACACGGGTTTACCTCCGAAGTATTTCCACGTTAGCTCAATTTCTTCACTTGAGAATCCGTGTTTTCTTAAGAACTCTTCGGTGGTTTTATAATCGAAATCGTCTACGAGGAAGTATCTCGCCCTCCCATAGAGCTTCGTTTCTCTGAACACTCTCTCTATAAACAGCGAATCTGAGGTTATAGCGAAGACGTGGGCTGAGTGGTTCTCCTTAGTCAGGCTTATGAAGAAGTTGAAGAGCTCGTACAGCAGGTAGCCGTTTATCTTAATGTCCTTAATCTTCTGGAGCTCGTCCAATACTATTATTGGCGTCCTTCCGCTGTCCTTGAGCTTCCTTGTAAGATTCACGATGTACTTGAATGCATCTCCGGGCTTATCTCTGCTAAATATCTTCTCAAGTAAGTTTCTTGAAATTGGAATTCCCATGAACTTCGTGGTTTCCTCCAATAAGTCGAGGAGTAAGTTCTCTTTAACGTCAAAGGTTTCGAAGAGTTCTTGAATAAAGTCCCTGTAGTCTTTTATCATTCTCTCCCTGAGGTTGATGTAGAATGCCACGTAGTCCTTCGGGAGATCTTCGATTACCTTCTTAATTAAAGCTGTTTTCCCGCTGTTTATTGGCCCATAGATGAATGTAATTAGCGTTGGCTCACTTTTTATTATCCTCATAAGTCCCTCAATTTCCTTCTCCCTGTTATGGAACTCCATTTTAATCACCGTCAGTCATCGCAGGCCTCATCACCGGTCAGAGCTGGATCCTTCATCATCCTTTGATAACTCTCCCCAAAATCTCTTTAACCTTTCTCCCTAATTTTCCCTAGGTGGTATCATGAGGGCGTTTATAGCCATAGACGTCAGCGAGGAGGTTAGGGATGCCATAGTTAGGGCTCAGGACTTCATAGGAACTAAAGAGGCGAAGATTAAGTTCGTTGAGAGGGAGAACCTGCACATAACGTTGAAGTTTCTTGGCGAGATTACGCAGGAGCAGGCCGAGGAGATAAAGAAAATTCTCGCGGAGATAGCCAAAAGGCACAAGAAGCATGAAGTGAGGGTTAAGGGAATAGGGGTCTTCCCGAATCCAAACTACGTTAGGGTTATATGGGCTGGAGTTGAGAACGACGAGGGGATAAAGGCCATAGCCCAGGATATAGAGAGGGAACTTTCAAAGCTAGGCTTCAAGAAGGACAAGGAGTTCGTTGCCCACGTTACAATTGGCAGGGTTAAGTTCGTTAAGGATAAGCTCGGCTTGGCAATGAAGCTCAAGGAATTGGCCAACGAGGACTTCGGAACCTTCAGGGTTGAGGCGATAGAGCTGAAGAAGAGCACGCTAACTCCAAAGGGGCCGATATATGAAACTTTGGCAAGGTTCGAGCTCTCGGAGTGATATCCATGGAGCTTTTAGCTCAAGTCCTTGAGAGGATAAAGCCCAGGGAAGAGGATTATAAAGAGTTGAATGAAGTTAGATTGTATCTCCTTGAGCTAGTTAAATCCTCATCAGAGGAACTTGGTATCGAGGTTAGGCCTTACTTTGTTGGATCCCTTGAGAAGGATACCTTTCTGAGGGGCGATCACGATATAGACTTGTTCTTGGCCTTTCCATTGGATATCCCCCTTGAGGAGCTCAGGGAGAGGGGTCTTGAGCTAGCCAAGGAAATCGGGAAAAAATTGGAGAGGTATGAAGTGGCTTACGCTGAGCACCCCTACGTTAGGGCCTACTATAAGGGTTTTCAAGTTGATCTCGTCCCCTGCTATGACGTTAGGGATTGGAGGGATGTGAGGACTGCCGTTGATAGGTCTATACTCCACACGAGATGGGTTCTAGAGAACCTCAACGGGAGGAACGATGAGGTTAGACTGTTAAAGAAATTCCTAAAGGGAATAAACGCTTATGGGAGCGAGATCTACGTTAGGGGGTTCTCTGGATACCTTGCGGAGATCCTCGTTATAAAGTTCGGCTCCTTCCTAGAGGTTCTAGAAAAGCATGACTTCATGCTCAGGCAGAAGGTTATTGATCCTGGGAATTGGCTTAAGAGAGAGCCCGAGATAGCGATGAAGACCGTAAAGAGGGAGGTAGAGGAAGATAAACCCTTGATAGTTATAGATCCTATAGACCCCAGGAGGAATGTTGCGGCCAACTTAAGCTGGGAGCGCTATGGCCTCTTCTACTTTAACGCGAAGAAGTTCCTGGAGAGCCCTTCGCTTAACTACTTCTTCCCCAAAGTTGCTGTAGGGAACTACTTGGAGGAGCTCAGGAGGAAGAGAACTCACCTTCTTACCCTCTTATTTGATCCACCTGATATCGTTGATGACCTTCTACTGCCCCAGGTTGAGAAGACGGCTAAAGGCCTAGCTAGGCAACTCGAGCTAGAGGGCTTTAAGGTTCTAGGGATTGACTACGGTAGAAACTTCATCTTCCTCGAGGTTGATAGGCTCGAGAGACCGAAGGTTTCGATAAAGAGGGGGCCCCTCTACTTCTCGTCACATGGCTTAAGGTTCTATGCTAGAAACGAGAGAGTTTGGATCGAGGGGAAGGATCTCTACTCTGAGAAGTCCGTCGAGGGTTGGATAGTTGACGTGGTTGAGAAGATACTGAAAAGTGGTATGTTCTCTGCTGGGAAGCAGGTTAAAAAGGCCGTGCAGGAGGCTAATATATTGGTGGATTACGTTCCAAGGAGTTTACGTAAGGATGCTTACGTGTTCCTCTCAAGGATGAAGTTTAGAGTCAAGTGAAGCTGTTATATAACGTTATACACCGTTTCATCCTAGCGAGAACGGTGTGGTTAGGTACACACCAGACTCATTTCCTGAGCTACTTTTCTACCTGGTCGTGACGGGTCTTCTTCACGTGGAGTTTTATCTCCCGTGATACTACGGGTGCCTGGCTTAGACTACTCTGTTAATCCTCCTTCTCTTTCAGTTCACTATGGCGGAGCGGGTCACTCGAACACTCACAGGCTGTTCTCTGAGTAGTGTCTTTCGAAGGGTTTAAATATTTTCGTTGCATACTAATACTTAGGTGTCATTAATGCCCAAGTTTTACAAACCTTCAGAGGTTGCGGAACTCCTCAATTACAATAAAGTCACCATAATCCGCTGGATCCACGCTGGAAAAATCAAGGCCATCAAAATAGGCCGAGACTACAGAATTC contains:
- a CDS encoding MBL fold metallo-hydrolase, which gives rise to MIHRIFDRFVNVYMIEREDHLILVDAGLEETCEKIVEKVKELGKPLTMVFLTHHHFDHTGSLRCLKEKFPGIKVVAHELDAPRIGEVDVKVKGGEVIEGLKVFHMPGHTQGSIVLLDLESKSLFPGDLLMEENGRLKEIPRMYSLNPEENRQRIKELLEIDFENLYPAHGEPIIGNAKEKVEELVRELFP
- a CDS encoding ATP-binding protein codes for the protein MEFHNREKEIEGLMRIIKSEPTLITFIYGPINSGKTALIKKVIEDLPKDYVAFYINLRERMIKDYRDFIQELFETFDVKENLLLDLLEETTKFMGIPISRNLLEKIFSRDKPGDAFKYIVNLTRKLKDSGRTPIIVLDELQKIKDIKINGYLLYELFNFFISLTKENHSAHVFAITSDSLFIERVFRETKLYGRARYFLVDDFDYKTTEEFLRKHGFSSEEIELTWKYFGGKPVFLIEAINNKDNIKEFCASQLSLRKRQIKEIIKGRNFKILKEFKDKEEIIVEEIDEEIEYLVENNILFFDPVRGILKPQSRLDLLAIREIAP
- the thpR gene encoding RNA 2',3'-cyclic phosphodiesterase translates to MRAFIAIDVSEEVRDAIVRAQDFIGTKEAKIKFVERENLHITLKFLGEITQEQAEEIKKILAEIAKRHKKHEVRVKGIGVFPNPNYVRVIWAGVENDEGIKAIAQDIERELSKLGFKKDKEFVAHVTIGRVKFVKDKLGLAMKLKELANEDFGTFRVEAIELKKSTLTPKGPIYETLARFELSE
- the cca gene encoding CCA tRNA nucleotidyltransferase, which translates into the protein MELLAQVLERIKPREEDYKELNEVRLYLLELVKSSSEELGIEVRPYFVGSLEKDTFLRGDHDIDLFLAFPLDIPLEELRERGLELAKEIGKKLERYEVAYAEHPYVRAYYKGFQVDLVPCYDVRDWRDVRTAVDRSILHTRWVLENLNGRNDEVRLLKKFLKGINAYGSEIYVRGFSGYLAEILVIKFGSFLEVLEKHDFMLRQKVIDPGNWLKREPEIAMKTVKREVEEDKPLIVIDPIDPRRNVAANLSWERYGLFYFNAKKFLESPSLNYFFPKVAVGNYLEELRRKRTHLLTLLFDPPDIVDDLLLPQVEKTAKGLARQLELEGFKVLGIDYGRNFIFLEVDRLERPKVSIKRGPLYFSSHGLRFYARNERVWIEGKDLYSEKSVEGWIVDVVEKILKSGMFSAGKQVKKAVQEANILVDYVPRSLRKDAYVFLSRMKFRVK